A region of bacterium DNA encodes the following proteins:
- a CDS encoding TldD/PmbA family protein — MKETELAERMLEAARRGGADEADVFIQSNTKFSVDVRQGEIEKLTQANSKGLGLRVFKANRLGFACTTDFSESALNGIVERALSLAEITSADPANGLPDPKPIPNVDLDLFDPEIENTPAEKKIELAKRAEAAMFATDKRIINSEGASCSTGITRVRLLNSKGVNTQFETSDCVLVCVPISAEGEEMQMAFDYAAGRFLSDLGEPEKVGRKAAETAIRKLGARKMPTQQVPIVLERRIAASFIGGICGAVDGDAVYRQMSFLRDKKDAKIATDKLNVVDDGTKPRALGSAPCDDEGMPKQRIPIIEAGVLMNFLYDTRTARKVGVASTGSASRGYDSIPHTSPSNFYVEPGAQTPEELIAQVQNGFYVMEIMGGGVNSVTGEFSVGAAGMWIENGKLAYAVDEVTVAGKMLDILNDIEGIGSDLIFEGSTASPTLLISKMMVSGL, encoded by the coding sequence GAAACAGAACTTGCGGAACGGATGCTTGAGGCGGCGCGTCGTGGGGGCGCGGATGAGGCGGATGTATTCATTCAATCGAATACCAAGTTTTCGGTGGATGTGCGTCAAGGTGAAATCGAGAAGTTGACCCAGGCCAACAGCAAAGGTCTTGGGCTGCGGGTGTTTAAGGCGAACCGATTGGGTTTTGCCTGCACCACCGATTTTTCCGAAAGCGCATTAAATGGCATCGTCGAGCGGGCGCTTAGTTTGGCGGAGATCACTTCTGCTGACCCCGCAAACGGTTTGCCTGATCCTAAACCGATCCCTAATGTCGATTTAGACCTTTTCGACCCTGAAATCGAGAACACCCCGGCTGAAAAGAAGATTGAACTCGCAAAACGAGCCGAAGCGGCGATGTTTGCGACTGACAAACGAATTATCAATAGCGAAGGCGCCAGTTGCTCGACTGGGATTACACGTGTGCGATTATTGAACTCGAAAGGAGTCAATACTCAGTTCGAGACCTCGGATTGCGTGCTGGTGTGTGTGCCTATCTCAGCTGAAGGCGAAGAGATGCAGATGGCTTTCGATTATGCCGCTGGTCGTTTCTTAAGTGATTTAGGCGAACCGGAGAAGGTTGGGCGAAAAGCGGCAGAAACTGCCATCCGAAAGCTCGGGGCGCGAAAAATGCCCACTCAGCAGGTTCCGATTGTGTTGGAAAGACGCATTGCCGCCTCTTTCATCGGTGGTATCTGCGGAGCCGTTGATGGGGATGCGGTCTATCGCCAGATGTCTTTCTTGCGGGACAAAAAAGACGCCAAAATTGCGACCGATAAGCTGAATGTGGTTGATGACGGCACAAAACCGCGAGCGCTTGGCTCTGCTCCCTGCGATGATGAAGGCATGCCCAAACAGCGTATACCGATCATCGAAGCCGGTGTTCTGATGAATTTTCTCTACGACACTCGAACCGCCCGCAAAGTCGGCGTCGCCTCAACAGGCAGCGCTTCGCGAGGTTATGATTCGATTCCGCATACCTCCCCCTCTAACTTTTATGTCGAGCCAGGCGCCCAAACCCCTGAAGAGCTTATTGCGCAAGTTCAAAATGGCTTTTATGTAATGGAGATTATGGGCGGCGGGGTGAATTCAGTCACCGGCGAATTCTCTGTCGGTGCGGCTGGCATGTGGATTGAAAACGGCAAGTTAGCCTATGCCGTCGACGAAGTCACCGTCGCGGGCAAGATGCTTGATATCTTGAACGATATTGAAGGCATCGGCAGTGATCTAATCTTCGAAGGCTCCACCGCCTCACCGACATTACTAATCAGCAAAATGATGGTGAGCGGGCTGTAG